From Panicum hallii strain FIL2 chromosome 2, PHallii_v3.1, whole genome shotgun sequence, a single genomic window includes:
- the LOC112879409 gene encoding 60S ribosomal protein L15-1, whose protein sequence is MGAYKYVSELWRRKQSDVMRFVQRVRCWEYRQQPAIVRLTRPTRPDKARRLGFKAKQGYVVYRVRVRRGGRKRPVPKGIVYGKPKHQGITQLKFQRNKRSVAEERAGRKLGGLRVLNSYWVNEDSTYKYFEIILVDVAHTAIRNDPRINWLCKDVHKHRELRGLTSAGKKYRGLRGKGHTHQKNRPSRRATWKRNQTLSLRRYR, encoded by the exons ATGG GGGCGTACAAGTACGTTTCGGAGCTATGGAGGAGGAAGCAGTCCGATGTGATGCGCTTCGTGCAGCGCGTGCGCTGCTGGGAGTACAGGCAGCAGCCGGCGATCGTCCGCCTCACCAGGCCCACCCGCCCCGACAAGGCCCGCCGCCTCGGCTTCAAGGCCAAGCAG GGCTATGTTGTTTACCGTGTCCGTGTGAGGCGTGGTGGCAGGAAGAGGCCTGTGCCCAAGGGTATTGTCTATGGCAAGCCTAAGCACCAGGGTATCACTCAGCTCAAGTTCCAGAGGAACAAGCGATCTGTTGCTGAAGAGAGGGCTGGCCGTAAGCTTGGTGGACTGAGGGTTCTCAACTCCTACTGGGTGAATGAG GATAGCACCTACAAGTACTTTGAGATCATCCTTGTTGATGTTGCCCACACTGCCATCCGCAACGACCCCAGGATCAACTGGCTGTGCAAGGATGTGCACAAGCACCGCGAGCTCCGTGGCCTCACCTCCGCTGGCAAGAAGTACCGTGGTCTGCGCGGCAAGGGCCACACCCACCAGAAGAACAGGCCCTCCAGGAGAGCCACCTGGAAGCGCAACCAGACCCTCTCCCTCCGCCGCTACCGTTGA
- the LOC112879403 gene encoding casein kinase 1-like protein HD16 codes for MPELRSSTRQARLRSKKPEDPQPGEQPVKPASPAPQRAGKRAPTRAARGRKVAAGRRAPPAPKPKRNGVEIVDLEADPACEDPLKAVAGLEVAGAAKNLALNKVAEVGINKGLKMEGESGEKIVGAEDELTATPVPERVQVGNSPEYVTERKLGKGGFGQVYVGRRVSGGTARTGPDAYEVALKFEHRNSKGCNYGPPYEWQVYSALNSCYGIPSVHYKGRQGDYYILVMDMLGPSLWDVWNSMGQAMSANMAACIAVESISILEKLHSKGFVHGDVKPENFLLGQAGSPDDKKLYLIDLGLASKWREANGNHVDYDQRPDIFRGTVRYASVHAHLGRTGSRRDDLESLAYTLIFLIRGRLPWQGYQGDTKSFLVCKKKMATSPEMLCCFCPAPFKQFLEIVTNMKFDEEPNYAKLISLFDGLIESPASRPIRIDGALKVGQKRGRLLVNLEEDEQPKKKVRLGSPAAQWISVYNARRPMKQRYHYNVADSRLSQHIEKGNEDGLYISCVASSANLWALIMDAGTGFCSQIYELSPVFLHKDWIMEQWEKSYYITAIAGSTNGSSLVVMSKGTPYTQQSYKVSESFPYKWINKKWKEGFHVTSMATAGNRWGVVMSRNSGYSNQVVELDFLYPSEGIHRRWETGYRITSTAATNDQAAFILSMPKRKPMDETQETLRTSAFPSGHVKEKWAKNLYIASICYGRTVC; via the exons ATGCCAGAACTGCGAAGCAGTACTCGTCAAGCACGCCTGAGGTCTAAGAAGCCCGAAGACCCGCAACCAGGAGAGCAGCCTGTGAAACCGGCGTCGCCTGCTCCGCAGAGAGCAGGAAAGCGTGCTCCTACTCGTGCTGCCAGGGGCAGAAAGGTTGCTGCTGGGAGAAGAGCGCCTCCGGCACCAAAGCCTAAAAGAAACGGGGTTGAGATTGTCGACTTAGAAGCTGATCCTGCTTGCGAAGACCCCCTGAAAGCCGTAGCTGGGCTGGAAGTTGCTGGTGCAGCCAAGAACCTTGCTTTGAACAAGGTAGCTGAGGTTGGTATTAATAAAGGTCTGAAAATGGAAGGTGAAAGTGGGGAGAAGATTGTTGGGGCTGAAGATGAATTGACAGCTACACCTGTCCCAGAGAGG GTTCAAGTAGGTAACTCTCCAGAGTATGTAACTGAGAGGAAATTAGGTAAAGGTGGTTTTGGTCAAGTCTATGTTGGCCGAAGGGTATCTGGTGGAACTGCTCGCACTGGCCCTGATGCCTATGAG GTTGCATTGAAATTTGAGCATCGTAACAGTAAAGGATGCAATTATGGCCCACCATATGAGTGGCAAGTTTATAG CGCTCTCAATAGTTGTTATGGCATACCATCGGTCCACTACAAGGGTCGTCAGGGTGACTACTATATTCTC GTAATGGATATGCTTGGTCCCAGCCTTTGGGACGTGTGGAACTCAATGGGGCAGGC GATGTCTGCGAATATGGCTGCCTGCATTGCCGTAGAGAGCATATCAATTCTTGAGAAGCTCCATTCTAAAGG GTTTGTGCATGGTGATGTGAAACCAGAGAATTTTCTGCTTGGTCAGGCTGGATCGCCTGATGATAAGAAGCTTTACCTTATTGATCTTGGTTTAG CATCGAAGTGGAGGGAGGCAAATGGGAATCATGTTGATTATGATCAAAGGCCTGATATctttag GGGAACAGTTAGATATGCGAGTGTCCATGCCCATTTGGGGCGCACCGGTAGTAGGAGAGACGATTTGGAGTCACTGGCGTACACCCTTATTTTCCTAATAAGAGGAAGATTGCCTTGGCAAGGTTATCAG GGAGATACCAAGAGTTTTCTTGTTTGCAAGAAGAAAATGGCTACTTCTCCAGAGATGCTTTGCTGTTTCTGTCCAGCTCCATTCAAACAGTTTCTTGAGATTGTCACAAACATGAAATTTGATGAAGAGCCAAATTATGCCAAGCTTATTTCACTTTTTGATGGTTTGATTGAATCACCTGCCTCGAGACCAATCAGAATTGATGGGGCCCTCAAG GTTGGTCAGAAACGCGGAAGATTGCTTGTAAATCTGGAAGAAGATGAGCAACCTAAAAAGAAGGTTAGATTAGGGAGCCCAGCAGCTCAATGGATTTCGGTTTATAATGCCAGGCGACCCATGAAGCAGAG GTACCATTATAACGTGGCTGACTCAAGGTTAAGTCAACATATAGAAAAGGGCAATGAGGATGGGCTGTACATTAGTTGTGTGGCTTCCTCAGCAAACCTTTGGGCCCTCATTATGGATGCAGGAACTGGTTTCTGTTCTCAAATTTATGAGCTCTCACCAGTTTTTCTGCACAAG GACTGGATAATGGAGCAGTGGGAGAAAAGTTATTACATAACAGCAATTGCTGGATCAACCAATGGAAGCTCATTAGTTGTCATGTCCAAAG GAACTCCTTACACTCAGCAATCATACAAGGTTAGTGAGTCATTCCCTTACAAGTGGATCAATAAAAAGTGGAAAGAAGGTTTTCATGTAACATCTATGGCCACCGCTGGAAATCGCTGGGGCGTGGTCATGTCAAGGAACTCAGGGTATTCTAATCAG GTTGTAGAATTGGATTTCCTGTACCCAAGCGAAGGCATCCATCGGCGATGGGAGACAGGTTACAGGATAACTTCGACAGCGGCCACCAATGACCAAGCTGCTTTCATCTTGAGCATGCCAAAGCGGAAGCCGATGGATGAGACACAGGAAACCCTTCGGACCTCTGCCTTCCCCAGTGGCCATGTGAAG GAGAAATGGGCGAAGAATCTCTACATAGCTTCGATCTGCTACGGACGGACTGTGTGCTGA
- the LOC112879402 gene encoding pentatricopeptide repeat-containing protein At5g03800 yields MNGHLHLIPLLLPSPSPPLTPAPSLLSSFPPPPPSPPPTHGLPLRAAADPRAAHAVAVKSGALGPSLSPAHADARAANAVMCAYLRAGRLADARGVFDRMPARDAATYSALISGHARLGSPAAAAAALLSRMRLDDALAPTEYTFVGLLTACARRGNPRLGAQVHALAAKSGHCSCPGPGPGPGPGSLLVDNALLGMYVKCGRLGDALRAFGGMERRDVSSWNAVLAGLVELGRHGEAFELFGEMRADGVRADGFSLSALLAAAGEGFGLPEGEAVHALSLKSGLETDLSVGNALIGFYAEHGCSVEDVVSVFQGMPVKDVISWTGLLNAYMEFGLVDMALDVFDRMPQRNFITYNAVLTGFCQNKEGVRVTFAKKAGLRGLRLFRQMVEDGLEISDVTVTGALNACAIAADRKMSEQVHAFVIKCGCGSTPWIDAALIDMCIKCGRSGDAHLLFEQWRHQESFHIAWNSLLLASVRDGEYEKALSTFLQMFRSSGVGFIDEFMLTAALGVCGALGFAELGKQMHSFSAKSGLLDACGVGNAIISMYGKCGELDDAVSFFERMTCRDLVSWNAMITAHLLHGQGEEILDIWGQMERLGMRPDSITFLLVISSCSHTSSDSTDQCRELFVSMSSKYGIEPAMEHYAAFVNVLGCWGHFDEAEQLIGGMPFKPGALVWRSLLDSCSKRSNTTVRRWAMKHLLALEPQDPSTYVLASNLFSESARWHSSENTRLEMREKGMRKIPARSWTFHDNVVHSFFARDRSHPQSRDIFAGLDVLILECIKAGYEPDTTFVLHDVEEYQKRHFLMYHSAKLAAMYGLLTARPGRTVRVVKNIRMCGDCHSFLEHASAATGKVLSVRDSSGFHVFRGGRCSCRE; encoded by the coding sequence ATGAATGGCCATCTCCACctcatccccctcctcctcccctccccatcCCCGCCTCTCACCCCcgccccttccctcctctcctccttcccgcccccgccgccttccccgcCGCCCACCCATGGtctccccctccgcgccgccgccgacccccGCGCCGCGCACGCGGTGGCGGTCAAGTCCGGCGCGCTGggcccctccctctccccaGCCCACGCGGACGCCCGCGCCGCGAACGCCGTCATGTGCGCGTACCTACGCGCGGGCCGCCTGGCCGACGCGCGCGGGGTGTTCGACCGGATGCCCGCGCGCGACGCGGCCACCTACAGCGCGCTCATCTCGGGCCACGCGCGCCTCggctccccggccgccgccgccgccgcgctgctcTCCCGCATGCGCCTCGACGACGCGCTGGCGCCCACCGAGTACACCTTCGTCGGCCTCCTCACCGCCTGCGCGCGCAGGGGCAACCCGCGGCTCGGGGCCCAGGTGCACGCCCTCGCCGCCAAGTCTGGCCACTGCTCCTgccccggccccggccccggccccggACCGGGGTCGCTCCTCGTCGACAACGCGCTCCTCGGCATGTACGTCAAGTGCGGCCGCCTCGGGGACGCGCTGAGGGCGTTCGGCGGGATGGAGCGCCGCGACGTCTCGTCGTGGAACGCCGTCCTGGCCGGCCTCGTCGAGCTGGGGCGGCACGGGGAGGCGTTCGAGCTGTTCGGCGAGATGCGGGCGGACGGGGTACGCGCCGACGGCTTCTCCCTGTCGGCGCTCCtggccgcggcgggggaggggttCGGCCTCCCCGAGGGGGAGGCGGTGCACGCGCTCTCGCTCAAGTCCGGGCTGGAGACGGACTTGAGCGTGGGTAACGCGCTCATCGGGTTCTACGCCGAGCACGGCTGCTCCGTTGAAGACGTGGTCAGCGTGTTCCAAGGAATGCCGGTGAAGGATGTGATCTCGTGGACTGGGTTGCTGAACGCGTACATGGAGTTCGGTCTGGTCGACATGGCTCTGGACGTGTTTGATCGGATGCCGCAGAGGAACTTTATCACATACAATGCGGTCCTAACCGGTTTCTGTCAGAACAAGGAAGGTGTGCGGGTCACGTTCGCGAAGAAGGCAGGGCTCCGAGGCCTGAGGCTGTTTAGGCAGATGGTGGAGGATGGGCTGGAGATCTCAGATGTCACGGTGACTGGTGCCCTGAATGCCTGTGCTATTGCTGCAGATAGGAAGATGAGTGAGCAGGTTCATGCTTTTGTGATTAAGTGCGGCTGTGGCTCTACTCCTTGGATTGATGCTGCGTTGATCGATATGTGCATCAAGTGTGGCCGTTCCGGGGACGCACATCTGCTGTTTGAGCAATGGCGCCACCAAGAGAGCTTTCATATTGCTTGGAATTCTTTGCTGCTGGCTAGTGTCAGAGATGGTGAGTACGAGAAAGCACTTTCAACCTTCCTTCAGATGTTTAGAAGCAGTGGTGTAGGATTCATTGATGAGTTTATGTTGACTGCTGCCCTTGGAGTATGTGGTGCTCTAGGTTTTGCTGAACTTGGGAAGCAAATGCATTCCTTTTCTGCAAAATCTGGGCTTCTGGATGCTTGTGGAGTCGGTAATGCTATTATCAGTATGTATGGCAAGTGTGGGGAGTTGGATGATGCAGTCAGTTTCTTTGAGCGGATGACTTGTCGAGACCTGGTGTCATGGAATGCAATGATCACTGCCCATCTTCTTCATGGTCAGGGAGAAGAGATATTGGACATATGGGGCCAGATGGAGAGATTAGGCATGAGGCCTGATTCCATTACCTTTCTTCTGGTCATATCTTCTTGCAGCCACACAAGCTCAGACTCTACAGACCAATGCAGGGAACTCTTTGTTTCTATGTCAAGCAAATACGGAATTGAACCAGCCATGGAGCACTATGCAGCATTTGTTAACGTCCTTGGCTGCTGGGGTCACTTTGATGAGGCAGAACAGCTTATAGGCGGTATGCCATTCAAGCCTGGTGCGTTAGTTTGGCGGTCTTTGCTAGACAGCTGCAGCAAGCGCTCCAACACGACCGTCCGAAGATGGGCTATGAAGCATCTGCTTGCATTGGAACCACAGGATCCATCCACGTATGTGCTGGCATCAAACCTCTTCTCCGAATCAGCAAGGTGGCACTCCTCCGAGAACACAAGACTGGAGATGCGCGAGAAGGGCATGCGCAAGATCCCGGCACGGAGCTGGACGTTCCACGACAACGTCGTCCACTCGTTCTTTGCGCGGGACAGGTCGCACCCGCAGTCCAGGGACATCTTCGCCGGCCTGGACGTGCTGATCCTCGAGTGCATCAAGGCTGGGTACGAGCCAGACACCACCTTCGTCCTGCACGACGTCGAGGAGTACCAGAAGCGGCACTTCCTGATGTACCACAGCGCGAAGCTGGCGGCCATGTACGGCCTCCTGACGGCACGCCCCGGTCGGACCGTCCGCGTCGTGAAGAACATCCGCATGTGCGGCGACTGCCACTCTTTCCTGGAGCacgcctccgccgccaccggcaAGGTGCTCTCGGTGAGAGACTCGTCCGGGTTCCACGTCTTCAGGGGAGGGAGGTGTTCCTGCAGAGAATAG
- the LOC112879412 gene encoding uncharacterized protein LOC112879412, with the protein MRSSSYCESNCAPPLCYLPCLPKSKDDAGGDLESESPSPAAVAEDKPPVVQKIEEVASATGGDDDDDEKGCKEVAVASKSCLKRADCVYSSKNVVKGNVKWKDLLGKDLTQVKEFEPSESGDSDDDDDAGACTCVIQ; encoded by the exons ATGAGGAGTTCCTCCTACTGTGAGAGCAACTGCGCTCCTCCTCTGTGCTACCTGCCCTGCCTCCCCAAATCCAAAGACGATGCAGGGGGTGATCTGGAATCCGAGTCTCCGAGCCCGGCAGCTGTCGCTGAGGACAAGCCGCCCGTGGTCCAGAAGATTGAGGAAGTCGCGTCGGCGACCGGcggcgatgatgatgatgatgagaaGGGCTGtaaggaggtggcggtggcttCCAAGAGCTGCTTGAAGAGAGCTGATTGTGTGTACAGCAGtaaaaatgtggtaaaaggcaATGTGAAGTGGAAGGATTTGTTGGGGAAGGATCTCACACAAGTCAAAGAATTCGAGCCAAG CGAATCCGGAGActcggacgacgacgacgacgccggcGCCTGCACCTGTGTCATCCAATGA
- the LOC112879405 gene encoding folate-biopterin transporter 1, chloroplastic-like isoform X1 encodes MASGVSAGRDPYDEEAAGRRPLELDGRDAAAAASSSDHRPGSVIPRYQVGSMKGDTSSRYAEGSRLLSTDDVRKSKPGSRYYTAFGVDLSPDNMAVAIVYFVQGVLGLARLAVSFYLKDDLHLDPAETAVVSGFSSLPWLIKPLYGFISDSIPLFGYRRRSYLFLSGLLGALSWSLMATVVSSKYSAASSILLGSLSVAFSDVVVDSMVVERARGESQSTSGSLQSLCWGSSAFGGIVSSYFSGSFVDTYGVRFVFGVTAFLPLMTSAVAVLVNEHRIPPGERTILLSGSGFVESSKQHVRQLWTSVKQPNIFLPTLFIFLWQATPQSDSAMFFFITNKLGFTPEFLGRVKLVTSIASLLGVGLYNYFLKEIPLRKIFLVTTIIGSVLGMTQVLLVTGLNRQFGISDEWFSIGDSLIITVLGQASFMPVLVLAAKLCPPGMEATLFATLMSISNAGSVTGSLVGAGLTRVFGVTRDSFGNLPLLIVICNLSSLLPLPLLGLLPEESGGADNGEMKHN; translated from the exons ATGGCCTCCGGAGTCTCGGCCGGCCGCGACCCATACGACGAGgaggccgccggccgccgccccctcgaGCTCGACGGCCGtgacgccgctgccgccgcctcgtCCTCCGACCACCGGCCTG GGAGTGTCATTCCAAGATATCAAGTGGGCTCCATGAAGGGTGATACGAGTAGTAGGTATGCTGAGGGGTCACGTCTACTCAGTACCGATGACGTGCGCAAGAGCAAGCCCGGGTCGAGATACTATACAGCATTTGGGGTGGATCTGTCCCCCGACAATATGGCAGTTGCCATTGTATATTTCGTGCAAGGGGTGTTAGGTCTCGCACGACTTGCTGTGAGCTTTTACTTGAAAGATGATCTTCATCTTGATCCAGCTGAG ACTGCAGTTGTATCTGGCTTCTCATCATTGCCATGGTTGATCAAGCCCCTCTATGGCTTTATCAG TGATTCCATTCCACTCTTTGGATATCGAAGAAGGTCATACCTTTTTCTGTCAGGGCTACTTGGAGCACTTTCATGGAGTTTGATGGCCACAGTAGTGAGCAGTAAATACAGTGCAGCATCCTCTATTCTTCTTGGGTCACTTTCTGTTGCCTTCTCAGATGTT GTAGTTGATTCAATGGTTGTGGAGAGAGCCCGCGGAGAATCACAGAGTACATCTGGATCTCTCCAGTCGCTCTGCTGGGGATCTTCTGCCTTTGGAGGAATTGTGAGTTCCTATTTCAGCGGTTCATTTGTGGATACTTATGGAGTAAG ATTTGTCTTTGGTGTTACAGCATTTTTACCCCTGATGACATCTGCTGTTGCAGTTCTTGTAAATGAACATCGCATACCTCCCGGAGAACGTACTATCTTACTCTCTGGTTCCGGATTTGTTGAGAGCTCTAAGCAGCACGTCAGGCAGCTTTGGACTTCAGTCAAACAACCTAACATTTTCTTGCCGACCTTGTTTATATTCCTTTGGCAAGCAACACCGCAGTCAGATTCTGCTATGTTTTTCTTCAT CACAAATAAGCTTGGATTCACCCCAGAGTTTCTAGGGCGCGTGAAGCTTGTTACCTCTATCGCATCCCTGCTTGGTGTTGGGCTGTACAATTATTTTCTGAAGGAAATTCCTCTAAGAAAAATCTTTCTAGTGACAACCATCATAGGTTCAGTTCTTGGGATGACGCAG GTGCTTCTCGTAACTGGGCTTAATCGGCAGTTTGGGATCAGTGACGAGTGGTTCTCTATTGGTGATTCATTAATCATCACTGTCCTTGGTCAG GCTTCATTTATGCCGGTCTTGGTTTTAGCTGCAAAATTGTGCCCTCCAGGAATGGAAGCCACTTTATTTGCAACTTTGATGTCCATTTCTAATGCTGGGAGTGTTACTGGTAGTCTGGTTGGTGCTGGTCTAACTCGGGTTTTTGGAGTCACAAGGGACTCCTTTGGAAATCTACCTCTCTTGATTGTCATCTGCAATCTTAGTTCGCTGCTTCCCTTACCCCTTTTAGGTCTCCTGCCTGAGGAATCAGGTGGCGCAGATAATGGAGAAATGAAACACAACTGA
- the LOC112879405 gene encoding folate-biopterin transporter 1, chloroplastic-like isoform X2: MQLQFGHGSCSLVKLELGLGSVIPRYQVGSMKGDTSSRYAEGSRLLSTDDVRKSKPGSRYYTAFGVDLSPDNMAVAIVYFVQGVLGLARLAVSFYLKDDLHLDPAETAVVSGFSSLPWLIKPLYGFISDSIPLFGYRRRSYLFLSGLLGALSWSLMATVVSSKYSAASSILLGSLSVAFSDVVVDSMVVERARGESQSTSGSLQSLCWGSSAFGGIVSSYFSGSFVDTYGVRFVFGVTAFLPLMTSAVAVLVNEHRIPPGERTILLSGSGFVESSKQHVRQLWTSVKQPNIFLPTLFIFLWQATPQSDSAMFFFITNKLGFTPEFLGRVKLVTSIASLLGVGLYNYFLKEIPLRKIFLVTTIIGSVLGMTQVLLVTGLNRQFGISDEWFSIGDSLIITVLGQASFMPVLVLAAKLCPPGMEATLFATLMSISNAGSVTGSLVGAGLTRVFGVTRDSFGNLPLLIVICNLSSLLPLPLLGLLPEESGGADNGEMKHN, encoded by the exons ATGCAGCTGCAGTTTGGGCACGGCAGCTGCAGTTTGGTAAAATTGGAGCTGGGTCTGG GGAGTGTCATTCCAAGATATCAAGTGGGCTCCATGAAGGGTGATACGAGTAGTAGGTATGCTGAGGGGTCACGTCTACTCAGTACCGATGACGTGCGCAAGAGCAAGCCCGGGTCGAGATACTATACAGCATTTGGGGTGGATCTGTCCCCCGACAATATGGCAGTTGCCATTGTATATTTCGTGCAAGGGGTGTTAGGTCTCGCACGACTTGCTGTGAGCTTTTACTTGAAAGATGATCTTCATCTTGATCCAGCTGAG ACTGCAGTTGTATCTGGCTTCTCATCATTGCCATGGTTGATCAAGCCCCTCTATGGCTTTATCAG TGATTCCATTCCACTCTTTGGATATCGAAGAAGGTCATACCTTTTTCTGTCAGGGCTACTTGGAGCACTTTCATGGAGTTTGATGGCCACAGTAGTGAGCAGTAAATACAGTGCAGCATCCTCTATTCTTCTTGGGTCACTTTCTGTTGCCTTCTCAGATGTT GTAGTTGATTCAATGGTTGTGGAGAGAGCCCGCGGAGAATCACAGAGTACATCTGGATCTCTCCAGTCGCTCTGCTGGGGATCTTCTGCCTTTGGAGGAATTGTGAGTTCCTATTTCAGCGGTTCATTTGTGGATACTTATGGAGTAAG ATTTGTCTTTGGTGTTACAGCATTTTTACCCCTGATGACATCTGCTGTTGCAGTTCTTGTAAATGAACATCGCATACCTCCCGGAGAACGTACTATCTTACTCTCTGGTTCCGGATTTGTTGAGAGCTCTAAGCAGCACGTCAGGCAGCTTTGGACTTCAGTCAAACAACCTAACATTTTCTTGCCGACCTTGTTTATATTCCTTTGGCAAGCAACACCGCAGTCAGATTCTGCTATGTTTTTCTTCAT CACAAATAAGCTTGGATTCACCCCAGAGTTTCTAGGGCGCGTGAAGCTTGTTACCTCTATCGCATCCCTGCTTGGTGTTGGGCTGTACAATTATTTTCTGAAGGAAATTCCTCTAAGAAAAATCTTTCTAGTGACAACCATCATAGGTTCAGTTCTTGGGATGACGCAG GTGCTTCTCGTAACTGGGCTTAATCGGCAGTTTGGGATCAGTGACGAGTGGTTCTCTATTGGTGATTCATTAATCATCACTGTCCTTGGTCAG GCTTCATTTATGCCGGTCTTGGTTTTAGCTGCAAAATTGTGCCCTCCAGGAATGGAAGCCACTTTATTTGCAACTTTGATGTCCATTTCTAATGCTGGGAGTGTTACTGGTAGTCTGGTTGGTGCTGGTCTAACTCGGGTTTTTGGAGTCACAAGGGACTCCTTTGGAAATCTACCTCTCTTGATTGTCATCTGCAATCTTAGTTCGCTGCTTCCCTTACCCCTTTTAGGTCTCCTGCCTGAGGAATCAGGTGGCGCAGATAATGGAGAAATGAAACACAACTGA
- the LOC112879405 gene encoding folate-biopterin transporter 1, chloroplastic-like isoform X3, which yields MKGDTSSRYAEGSRLLSTDDVRKSKPGSRYYTAFGVDLSPDNMAVAIVYFVQGVLGLARLAVSFYLKDDLHLDPAETAVVSGFSSLPWLIKPLYGFISDSIPLFGYRRRSYLFLSGLLGALSWSLMATVVSSKYSAASSILLGSLSVAFSDVVVDSMVVERARGESQSTSGSLQSLCWGSSAFGGIVSSYFSGSFVDTYGVRFVFGVTAFLPLMTSAVAVLVNEHRIPPGERTILLSGSGFVESSKQHVRQLWTSVKQPNIFLPTLFIFLWQATPQSDSAMFFFITNKLGFTPEFLGRVKLVTSIASLLGVGLYNYFLKEIPLRKIFLVTTIIGSVLGMTQVLLVTGLNRQFGISDEWFSIGDSLIITVLGQASFMPVLVLAAKLCPPGMEATLFATLMSISNAGSVTGSLVGAGLTRVFGVTRDSFGNLPLLIVICNLSSLLPLPLLGLLPEESGGADNGEMKHN from the exons ATGAAGGGTGATACGAGTAGTAGGTATGCTGAGGGGTCACGTCTACTCAGTACCGATGACGTGCGCAAGAGCAAGCCCGGGTCGAGATACTATACAGCATTTGGGGTGGATCTGTCCCCCGACAATATGGCAGTTGCCATTGTATATTTCGTGCAAGGGGTGTTAGGTCTCGCACGACTTGCTGTGAGCTTTTACTTGAAAGATGATCTTCATCTTGATCCAGCTGAG ACTGCAGTTGTATCTGGCTTCTCATCATTGCCATGGTTGATCAAGCCCCTCTATGGCTTTATCAG TGATTCCATTCCACTCTTTGGATATCGAAGAAGGTCATACCTTTTTCTGTCAGGGCTACTTGGAGCACTTTCATGGAGTTTGATGGCCACAGTAGTGAGCAGTAAATACAGTGCAGCATCCTCTATTCTTCTTGGGTCACTTTCTGTTGCCTTCTCAGATGTT GTAGTTGATTCAATGGTTGTGGAGAGAGCCCGCGGAGAATCACAGAGTACATCTGGATCTCTCCAGTCGCTCTGCTGGGGATCTTCTGCCTTTGGAGGAATTGTGAGTTCCTATTTCAGCGGTTCATTTGTGGATACTTATGGAGTAAG ATTTGTCTTTGGTGTTACAGCATTTTTACCCCTGATGACATCTGCTGTTGCAGTTCTTGTAAATGAACATCGCATACCTCCCGGAGAACGTACTATCTTACTCTCTGGTTCCGGATTTGTTGAGAGCTCTAAGCAGCACGTCAGGCAGCTTTGGACTTCAGTCAAACAACCTAACATTTTCTTGCCGACCTTGTTTATATTCCTTTGGCAAGCAACACCGCAGTCAGATTCTGCTATGTTTTTCTTCAT CACAAATAAGCTTGGATTCACCCCAGAGTTTCTAGGGCGCGTGAAGCTTGTTACCTCTATCGCATCCCTGCTTGGTGTTGGGCTGTACAATTATTTTCTGAAGGAAATTCCTCTAAGAAAAATCTTTCTAGTGACAACCATCATAGGTTCAGTTCTTGGGATGACGCAG GTGCTTCTCGTAACTGGGCTTAATCGGCAGTTTGGGATCAGTGACGAGTGGTTCTCTATTGGTGATTCATTAATCATCACTGTCCTTGGTCAG GCTTCATTTATGCCGGTCTTGGTTTTAGCTGCAAAATTGTGCCCTCCAGGAATGGAAGCCACTTTATTTGCAACTTTGATGTCCATTTCTAATGCTGGGAGTGTTACTGGTAGTCTGGTTGGTGCTGGTCTAACTCGGGTTTTTGGAGTCACAAGGGACTCCTTTGGAAATCTACCTCTCTTGATTGTCATCTGCAATCTTAGTTCGCTGCTTCCCTTACCCCTTTTAGGTCTCCTGCCTGAGGAATCAGGTGGCGCAGATAATGGAGAAATGAAACACAACTGA